Proteins from one Acropora muricata isolate sample 2 chromosome 9, ASM3666990v1, whole genome shotgun sequence genomic window:
- the LOC136928051 gene encoding uncharacterized protein has translation MPRRNRIPLEHRERIVRAFDDEEEDYLLVADTLGVNRSTARGIVARYIREGSIRERPRGGRNNVRVDDEMRDCLEEIINENCSLTLTQINHELRRRLPVKPEIHDRTVSRTLDGMLFRVKLARALPADRNRPDVLNKRVDYATWFMNYAVVRHCVFVDECGYNIWTARSHGRARQGERAYRQVCGQRGRNLTVTMAISPINGLVFSSAFVGGMNAARFDNFLTQARTNLDPEESVIFVYDGAPAHRNPTVPAPNTELKMLPPYSPFLNIVEQAISCLKAAIKADISRPEIQRRMDDRDEARVRGIPLGEFRTQQLHEALHRNIDTITAAKSAQWYRFI, from the coding sequence ATGCCACGGAGAAACCGAATACCACTCGAACACAGAGAGAGAATCGTTAGAGCATTCGATGACGAGGAGGAAGACTATCTTTTAGTCGCAGATACGCTTGGAGTGAATCGATCAACGGCAAGAGGCATCGTGGCGCGCTACATCAGAGAAGGCAGCATCCGGGAGAGACCAAGAGGTGGTAGAAACAACGTGCGCGTGGATGATGAGATGAGAGATTGTCTCGAGGAGATAATCAACGAAAACTGTTCACTCACACTTACTCAGATAAACCACGAACTGAGGAGAAGACTACCAGTCAAACCCGAGATCCATGACCGCACCGTATCAAGGACATTAGACGGGATGCTGTTTCGAGTAAAACTGGCAAGGGCCCTCCCTGCTGACAGAAACAGACCTGATGTGCTGAACAAGAGAGTCGATTACGCGACATGGTTTATGAACTATGCCGTAGTGCGACACTGTGTGTTTGTAGACGAATGCGGATACAACATCTGGACGGCCAGAAGTCACGGTAGAGCGCGGCAAGGAGAGAGAGCCTATCGCCAAGTTTGCGGCCAGCGAGGAAGAAACTTGACTGTGACAATGGCAATATCGCCTATTAATGGACTTGTGTTTTCCTCCGCTTTTGTTGGCGGAATGAATGCAGCGCGTTTCGATAATTTCCTGACACAGGCAAGGACAAATCTGGATCCAGAAGAGTCCGTTATCTTTGTATATGACGGAGCACCGGCCCACCGAAACCCTACCGTTCCCGCCCCAAACACGGAGTTGAAAATGCTTCCTCCCTATAGTCCTTTTTTAAACATCGTGGAGCAGGCAATTAGTTGTCTGAAAGCAGCAATTAAGGCCGACATCTCTCGTCCGGAAATCCAAAGACGTATGGATGACAGAGATGAAGCCAGAGTCCGAGGAATTCCACTAGGGGAGTTTCGAACACAGCAACTGCATGAGGCTCTGCACCGAAATATTGACACAATTACAGCAGCTAAAAGTGCGCAATGGTACCGCTTCATATAG
- the LOC136928039 gene encoding probable serine/threonine-protein kinase drkD, with product MEEPRKRYILLHDRVGEILGTFLPNRVVTKPTPTQLLKGELLEALPENKQPSDPTKIALCGINRKARVECGMEDIMKLTVQEADLLLAISSLTLRYQICFDRKRLDFGKRLEYGSKVLVSINGFSKKLPGVIWFKGELPLPILRGTMFGIELHQNPGSGTSDGTFLNKRYFTCAPGSGVFVGLDKLAPLGDDNSELRTPSDSAKRDDHGEVNIKSRQGKLKLTLNEDKEIPTRSLGYNVQHEASGVEVQTTFEAHRDFELGTPVEFPVSGGHPRFGVIRWIGNIPQEKDHLIVGLELEQKTSAFCDGTFNGTRYFTCEPGRGFFCILESCRKDSRLTSNSQNSDNIPPGKDEQCEENTSSRQPTSLDSTSLQQALEDNQQLINENSKLNLEKCQWEKEKNDVQEENNELVFQNNILQTDLRANESQVHKLETSLTTVQQALEDMQQLKDENSRLQLEKCQLEKDKNDVQEEKDELVVQNNSLQTDLRAKETQVHELETSLTTAQQALKCMQQLKILHKRLKLEKCQLEKEKNAVREEKDELVVQNNSFQTDLRAKETQVHELETSLSTAQQALENMQQLEIRHKGLKLEKRQLEKEKNAVREEKDELVVQNNSLQTDLRAKETQVHELKTSLTTAQQALKCMQQLKILHKRLKLEKCQLEKEKNAVREEKDELVVQNNSLQTDLRAKETQVHELEASLTTAQQALENMQQLEIRHKGLKLEKCQLEKEKNDVREEKDELVVQNNSLQTDLRAKEARVHELETFLTTALPALSEMQQLKIDHNRLKLEKRQLEREKNDVQEEKDALVVQNNSLQTDLRAKEAQVHRLETSLATAQQTPGKEFCDWVVSRDEVQITDTCLGVGGWGNVSLGTFRGCKVAVKEIHELILSPYNRRLFEREMNIASRCRHPCLLQFIGATDDDASPLFITELLDTSLRALLEQRQLADTEISIISLDVSLALNYLHNMKPSPILHRDVSSANVLLWRQGDQWRGKVSDYGTANFAQLTMTRTPGAAIYSAPEATSSNQTPKVDVFSFGVLLCEMCIREMPDPERRNEQVRLVRSHSLRDLVWECLRTDPAERPHMARIIQEFETFRGSNSFESRVSSNSRQTGIQNLRQYLRTMFDPSS from the exons ATGGAAGAACCCAGAAAGAGATATATTCTTTTACATGATCGTGTTGGGGAGATACTGGGAACATTCTTGCCAAATCGTGTTGTTACAAAACCAACACCAACGCAATTGCTTAAAGGCGAGTTACTTGAAGCGCTACccgaaaacaaacaaccaagTGATCCAACAAAGATAGCTCTTTGTGGAATCAATCGAAAAGCACGTGTCGAATGTGGTATGGAGGATATAATGAAACTGACGGTGCAAGAGGCTGATTTGCTCTTAGCCATTTCCTCGCTGACATTAAGGTATCAAATATGCTTTGATAGAAAACGGCTGGATTTTGGAAAACGATTGGAATACGGAAGTAAGGTTTTGGTTTCAATTAACGGCTTTTCCAAGAAATTGCCCGGTGTGATTTGGTTCAAAGGAGAGTTACCGTTACCCATTTTACGTGGGACTATGTTCGGAATTGAATTACAT CAAAATCCAGGTTCTGGAACATCTGATGGAACATTTCTAAACAAACGGTATTTCACATGTGCTCCAGGCTCTGGTGTTTTTGTTGGACTTGATAAACTTGCACCATTAGGTGATGATAATTCAGAGTTAAGAACTCCTTCTGATTCAGCAAAGAGAGATGACCATGGTGAAGTTAACATAAAATCAAGACAAGGGAAATTAAAGTTAACATTAAATGAAGACAAGGAAATACCTACAAGGTCATTGGGGTATAATGTTCAACATGAAGCCTCAG GTGTTGAAGTTCAAACAACCTTTGAAGCTCATCGTGACTTTGAACTGGGCACTCCTGTCGAGTTTCCCGTGTCAGGAGGTCACCCAAGATTTGGTGTCATACGATGGATTGGAAATATTCCACAAGAAAAGGATCATCTTATTGTTGGCTTGGAGTTG GAGCAGAAAACATCTGCTTTTTGCGATGGAACATTCAATGGGACAAGATATTTCACCTGTGAACCAGGAAGaggtttcttttgtattttggaGAGCTGCAGAAAAGACTCACGCCTAACTTCAAATTCACAAAACAGTGACAACATTCCTCCTGGCAAAG ATGAACAGTGTGAAGAAAATACATCTTCAAGGCAACCAACTTCACTTGACTCAACTTCACTTCAACAAGCTTTGGAAGATAACCAGCAACTCATAAATGAAAACAGCAAATTGAATCTTGAAAAATGCCAGTGGGAGAAAGAGAAGAATGATGTACAAGAAGAAAACAACGaacttgtttttcaaaataatattttgcaaACAGATTTGAGAGCAAATGAATCCCAAGTACACAAACTGGAAACATCTCTCACTACAGTTCAACAAGCTTTGGAGGATATGCAGCAACTGAAAGATGAAAACAGCAGATTACAGCTTGAAAAGTGCCAGTTGGAGAAAGACAAGAATGATGTGCAAGAAGAAAAGGATGAACTTGTGGttcaaaacaatagtttgcaAACAGATTTGAGAGCAAAGGAAACTCAGGTGCACGAACTGGAAACATCTCTCACTACAGCTCAACAAGCTTTGAAGTGTATGCAGCAACTGAAAATTTTACACAAAAGATTGAAGCTTGAAAAATGCCAATTGGAGAAAGAGAAGAATGCTGTGCGAGAAGAAAAGGATGAACTTGTGgttcaaaacaatagttttcAAACAGATTTGAGAGCAAAGGAAACTCAGGTGCACGAACTGGAAACATCTCTCAGTACAGCTCAACAAGCTTTGGAGAATATGCAGCAACTGGAAATTCGCCACAAAGGATTGAAGCTTGAAAAACGCCAgttggagaaagagaagaaTGCTGTGCGAGAAGAAAAGGATGAACTTGTGGttcaaaacaatagtttgcaAACAGATTTGAGAGCAAAGGAAACTCAGGTGCACGAACTGAAAACATCTCTCACTACAGCTCAACAAGCTTTGAAGTGTATGCAGCAACTGAAAATTTTACACAAaagattgaaacttgaaaaatgccagttggagaaagagaagaaTGCTGTGCGAGAAGAAAAGGATGAACTTGTGGTTCAAAACAATAGTTTACAAACAGATTTGAGAGCAAAGGAAACTCAGGTACACGAACTGGAAGCATCTCTCACTACAGCTCAACAAGCTTTGGAGAATATGCAGCAACTGGAAATTCGCCACAAAGGATTGAAGCTTGAAAAATGTCAgttggagaaagagaagaaTGATGTGCGAGAAGAAAAGGATGAACTTGTGGTTCAAAACAATAGCTTGCAAACAGATTTGAGAGCAAAGGAAGCTCGGGTGCACGAACTGGAAACATTTCTCACTACAGCTCTACCAGCTTTGAGTGAAATGCAGCAACTGAAAATTGATCACAACAGATTGAAGCTTGAAAAACGCCAGTtggagagagagaaaaatgatGTGCAAGAAGAAAAGGATGCACTTGTGGTTCAAAACAATAGCTTGCAAACAGATTTGAGAGCAAAGGAAGCTCAGGTGCATAGACTAGAAACATCTCTTGCCACAGCTCAACAAACACCAGGGAAGGAATTTTGTGATTGGGTAGTTTCTAGGGATGAGGTTCAAATTACTGATACATGCTTAGGGGTGGGAGGATGGGGAAACGTTTCACTTGGAACTTTTAGAGGCTGTAAAGTTGCTGTGAAGGAAATTCATGAGCTGATTCTCTCACCTTACAATAGACGTTTATTTGAAAGAGAAATGAACATTGCCTCGAGATGCCGTCATCCTTGTTTGCTTCAGTTTATCGGAGCAACAGATGATGATGCAAGTCCTCTTTTCATCACTGAGCTCCTGGATACAAGCTTGCGAGCTTTGCTTGAGCAGCGTCAACTAGCTGACACCGAAATATCCATCATTTCTTTGGATGTATCTCTTGCATTGAACTATCTTCACAACATGAAGCCGTCTCCCATTCTACATAGAGATGTCAGTAGCGCAAATGTGTTGCTTTGGCGACAGGGTGACCAATGGAGAGGGAAGGTGTCAGATTATGGCACTGCTAACTTTGCTCAACTGACTATGACAAGAACCCCTGGTGCTGCAATTTACAGTGCACCAGAAGCAACTTCATCTAACCAAACGCCCAAG gtTGATGTGTTTAGCTTTGGCGTCCTTCTCTGTGAAATGTGTATTCGCGAAATGCCAGATCCAGAGAGACGTAACGAACAAGTTCGTCTTGTGAGAAGCCATTCTTTAAGAGATTTGGTGTGGGAATGCTTGCGGACTGATCCAGCTGAGAGACCACACATGGCGCGGATAATCCAAGAGTTTGAAACTTTCAGAGGTTCAAATAGTTTTGAATCCAGAGTCAGTTCTAATTCGAGGCAAACAGGGATTCAGAATTTGCGTCAATACTTGAGGACCATGTTCGACCCTTCAAGTTAA